One window of Nymphaea colorata isolate Beijing-Zhang1983 chromosome 1, ASM883128v2, whole genome shotgun sequence genomic DNA carries:
- the LOC116258654 gene encoding thiamine phosphate phosphatase-like protein: MAGVIVVFDFDKTIIDVDSDDWVIDGLGLTERFNELLHTMPWNCLMDKLLGELNEQGRTIEDIAACLKSIPLHPQIISAIKSAYSLGCDLRVVSDANMFYIETILKHHELFDYFSEINTNPSYVDDNGRLTIVPYHDFHTSVHGCALCPPNMCKGLIIDRIRDSTMKDSTAAKKFIYLGDGRGDYCPALKLDESDKVLPRKDYPLWNLIQKNPQLIRAEIHAWCNAAELEETLVQLIHANTSDSIAADCKSLSALPSHHEALVLHPLPVQQ, translated from the exons ATGGCCGGTGTGATCGTCGTGTTCGACTTCGACAAGACGATCATCGACGTCGACAGTGACGACTGGGTGATAGATGGCTTGGGACTTACTGAGAGGTTCAACGAACTGCTCCACACCATGCCGTGGAATTGTTTGATG GATAAGCTTTTGGGGGAACTCAATGAGCAGGGAAGAACAATTGAAGACATTGCTGCTTGCTTAAAAAGCATTCCATTGCATCCCCAGATCATATCCGCCATAAAATCAGCCTACTCTTTGGG GTGTGATTTGCGAGTTGTTAGTGATGCAAATATGTTCTACATTGAAACCATTCTTAAACATCACGAGCTATTTGATTATTTCTCAGAGATTAACACCAATCCAAGCTACGTCGATGACAATGGGCGGTTGACGATCGTCCCCTATCATGATTTCCACACTTCAGTTCATGGATGTGCTCTCTGCCCTCCTAATATGTGCAAG GGCTTGATTATTGATCGTATCCGAGACTCTACCATGAAAGACTCGACAGCAGCAAAGAAATTCATATACCTCGGTGATGGTAGGGGTGATTATTGTCCAGCACTAAAACTTGATGAAAGTGATAAAGTGTTGCCTAGGAAGGATTACCCCCTGTGGAATCTCATTCAAAAGAACCCCCAGCTCATCAGAGCAGAAATTCATGCTTGGTGCAATGCTGCTGAGCTTGAAGAAACACTGGTCCAACTCATCCACGCTAACACATCCGATTCTATTGCGGCAGACTGCAAGTCTCTATCTGCTCTTCCCTCTCATCACGAAGCTCTTGTTCTCCATCCTCTCCCTGTGCAACAGTGA
- the LOC116258647 gene encoding mitochondrial carrier protein CoAc2, with translation MAGRTAEEGAGPPRSPLEKLPVVVKELVAGGVAGGIAKTAVAPLERVKILFQTSRDDFRGLGLRASFKKILKTDGILGFYRGNGASVARIVPYAALHYMAYEQYRRWIIEGFPDVKRGPSLDLVAGSFAGGTAVLFTYPLDLVRTKLAYQVTPMSISSLKPVTAYCSDQFYRGIAHTIVSIYRESGLRGLYRGAAPSLYGIFPYAGLKFYFYEETKRRVPKEHRKDIHVNLICGSFAGLLGQTLTYPLDVVRRQMQVQRLAVLSDSRKEISGTVETLVTIVQQQGWRQLFSGLSINYLKVVPSVAIGFTVYDAMKSWLRVPPRDDVVVEVASQRRKAHTSSLPS, from the exons ATGGCCGGTCGAACGGCCGAGGAGGGAGCCGGGCCGCCCCGCAGTCCCCTGGAGAAGCTTCCGGTGGTCGTGAAGGAGCTCGTGGCCGGTGGAGTCGCGGGAGGGATCGCGAAGACGGCCGTCGCTCCGCTCGAGCGCGTCAAGATCCTCTTCCAG ACTAGCAGAGATGACTTCCGTGGTTTAGGCTTACGGGCATCatttaaaaagattttgaagacaGACGGGATTCTTGGTTTTTATAG AGGAAATGGCGCTAGCGTTGCAAGGATCGTGCCATATGCTGCCTTGCATTATATGGCATATGAACAATATCGGCGCTGGATTATTGAAGGTTTTCCTGATGTTAAAAGAGGTCCATCTCTTGACCTGGTGGCAGGATCGTTTGCTGGTGGAACTGCTGTTCTGTTTACATATCCTCTTGACCTTGTTCGAACAAAATTGGCATATCAG GTGACTCCTATGAGCATCAGTTCGTTAAAACCTGTGACTGCTTATTGTTCTGATCAATTTTATAGAGGAATCGCTCACACCATTGTCAGCATCTATAGAGAAAGTGGCCTGAGAGGTCTCTATCGTGGAGCAG CCCCATCACTCTACGGAATATTCCCATATGCTGGCCTAAAATTCTATTTCTATGAGGAGACGAAGAGGCGTGTTCCCAAGGAGCACCGAAAAGACATACATGTTAATCTCATCTGTGGATCTTTTGCTGGACTACTGGGCCAAACACTAACATACCCACTTGATGTTGTCAGGAGGCAAATGCAG GTACAAAGGCTAGCAGTTTTATCTGACAGCAGAAAGGAGATTTCAGGGACCGTAGAAACCTTAGTGACAATTGTCCAACAGCAAGGTTGGAGGCAATTATTTTCAGGGCTGAGCATCAACTATTTGAAG gTGGTTCCTTCAGTTGCCATTGGGTTTACAGTTTATGACGCTATGAAATCATGGTTAAGAGTTCCACCTAGAGATGATGTGGTTGTTGAAGTAGCatcacaaagaagaaaagctcACACCTCATCTTTGCCGTCCTGA
- the LOC116251336 gene encoding serine acetyltransferase 5-like: MTASEEPPAESGITTTSPTAALTAAPISSDAKEAWVWEQIRQEARRDAEAEPSLASYLYSTILCHPSLERALSFHLGNRLCSPTLLSTLLYNLFLDLLSSSPSLRCAAVADLLAARLRDPACSSFSHCLLNYKGFLALQAHRVSHNLWLQGRSALALALHSRICDVFSVDIHPGARLGSGILLDHATGVVIGETAVVGDNVSILHHVTLGGTGRTAGDRHPKVGDGVLIGAGATVLGNVSIGEGAKIGAGSVVLIDVPPRTTAVGNPARLVGGRAHPAKNNDLPGESMDHTSFINLLAEFAG; the protein is encoded by the coding sequence atgACAGCAAGCGAGGAGCCACCGGCCGAAAGTGGCATCACCACCACCTCACCAACGGCAGCACTGACGGCGGCGCCCATCTCCAGCGACGCGAAGGAAGCGTGGGTGTGGGAGCAGATCAGGCAGGAGGCAAGGAGGGACGCAGAGGCGGAGCCTTCTCTGGCCAGCTACCTCTACTCGACCATCCTCTGCCATCCTTCCCTCGAGCGCGCCCTTTCTTTCCACCTTGGCAACCGCCTCTGCTCCCCAACTCTTCTTTCCACTCTACTCTACAATCTCTTCCTCGACTTGCTATCGTCCTCCCCTTCCCTCCGCTGCGCCGCCGTCGCCGACCTCCTAGCCGCGCGCCTCCGAGATCCCGCCTGTTCCTCCTTCTCCCACTGTCTCCTCAACTACAAAGGCTTCCTTGCCCTCCAGGCCCATCGAGTCTCTCACAACCTCTGGCTCCAGGGCCGCTCCGCCCTAGCCCTTGCTCTGCACTCCCGCATCTGCGACGTGTTCTCCGTCGACATCCATCCTGGTGCTCGCCTTGGCTCCGGCATCCTCCTCGACCACGCCACCGGAGTCGTCATCGGGGAGACCGCCGTCGTTGGGGACAACGTCTCCATCCTTCACCATGTCACGCTCGGGGGAACCGGCAGGACTGCCGGCGATCGCCATCCGAAAGTTGGTGACGGTGTCCTCATTGGCGCCGGGGCCACCGTGCTTGGAAACGTGAGTATCGGCGAGGGAGCGAAGATTGGCGCCGGGTCCGTGGTGCTCATCGACGTTCCTCCCAGGACCACAGCCGTTGGCAATCCGGCGAGGCTCGTCGGCGGACGGGCACACCCGGCGAAGAACAATGACCTCCCCGGCGAGAGTATGGATCATACCTCGTTCATTAATCTGTTGGCGGAGTTCGCTGGTTGA
- the LOC116266306 gene encoding abscisic acid receptor PYL2-like codes for MESQATPPPHGLTQREFKELQPVINGCHTISNPSPNTCTSLVCQRVEAPLSHVWPLVRRFDNPQKYKHFIKSCCMVEGDGGVGSVRKVTVISGLPASTSTERLEILDDQRHLLSFTVVGGQHRLKNYRSVTSMNEFREDGKVWTVVLESYVVDIPEGNTREDTKMFVDTVIRLNLQKLALIAQNSAHDHQASTVCNH; via the coding sequence ATGGAGTCCCAAGCAACCCCTCCCCCACATGGCCTAACACAGAGAGAGTTCAAGGAGCTCCAACCAGTCATCAATGGCTGCCACACCATCTCAAACCCATCCCCAAACACATGCACCTCACTTGTATGTCAAAGGGTGGAAGCCCCACTCTCCCATGTGTGGCCGCTAGTGAGGAGATTTGACAACCCGCAGAAGTACAAGCACTTCATCAAAAGCTGCTGCATGGTGGAGGGCGACGGCGGCGTCGGCAGCGTCCGGAAGGTCACCGTCATCTCCGGCCTGCCGGCGTCCACCAGCACGGAGAGGCTGGAGATTCTGGACGACCAGAGGCATTTGCTCAGCTTCACCGTCGTCGGGGGACAGCACAGGCTCAAGAACTACAGGTCCGTCACGTCCATGAACGAGTTTAGGGAGGACGGTAAGGTGTGGACGGTGGTGCTTGAGTCCTATGTGGTGGACATACCAGAGGGAAACACCAGGGAAGACACCAAGATGTTTGTGGACACTGTGATCAGGTTGAACCTCCAAAAGCTTGCCCTTATTGCTCAAAACTCTGCTCATGATCACCAAGCTAGTACTGTCTGCAACCATTGA
- the LOC116245923 gene encoding protein EFFECTOR OF TRANSCRIPTION 2-like isoform X1 — translation MGTAEISRVRREDCYKTKHDSVFSKWEILIGPSDWEDYSLGKDGAERYRIHNLPISSCPGLYELGIAKYHTETGRMIRKINSDHVIVVYLGQADNVRARLQQYGRAGSHLDHGVSFPSSNKGEPTDIPAIPYIQQGPGLFIDVFSRGFPIVFRWAPMKNKKEAELKESQLLAFFDYAWNKGSNGSRRADYVLQKLDKAGLGIRAFTLIPLSFKQLKWKALGSKKMGIEIKSGKPIVDTDSNPERNPDLHARVLKFSHSRPRLVAERTGGLDALNVCGVTLGNGSICKEPPVPGRKRCSEHKGKRINGLHKGSNTDDHEATTGGLDPQNVCGVAFGNGSICKEPPVPGRKRCSEHKGRRINGLHEGLNTDHHGPPKGNPCVCGVILEDGSFCKQKPVPGRKRCEKHKGRRVGA, via the exons ATGGGTACCGCTGAGATCTCGAGAGTAAGAAGAGAAGATTGCTACAAGACCAAGCATGACAGTGTCTTCTCCAAGTGGGAG ATTCTTATTGGGCCTTCTGATTGGGAAGACTACTCCTTGGGTAAGGATGGAGCAGAAAGATATAGAATCCATAACCTCCCGATTTCTTCTTGCCCTGGTCTCTATGAACTTGGGATAGCTAAATATCACACAGAAACAGGTCGAATGATCCGTAAAATAAATTCTGACCATGTAATTGTTGTGTATCTTGGGCAAGCTGACAATGTCCGCGCAAGGTTGCAGCAGTATGGCCGGGCAGGCTCTCATTTGGACCATGgagtttcttttccttcttcaaatAAAGGAGAACCAACTGATATACCTGCAATTCCTTATATACAGCAAGGACCTGGATTATTCATTGATGTATTTTCCAGAGGCTTCCCAATCGTGTTTAGATGGGCACCG atgaaaaacaagaaagaagccGAGCTAAAAGAGTCTCAGCTTCTTGCATTTTTTGATTATGCTTGGAACAAGGGAAGCAATGGTTCTCGCCGTGCTGATTACGTCCTCCAAAAGTTGGATAAAGCTGGGTTAGGCATCCGTGCTTTCACACTTATCCCTCTGTCATTCAAACAGTTGAAGTGGAAGGCACTTGGATCAAAAAAGATGGGAATTGAGATCAAGTCAGGCAAGCCAATTGTAGATACTGATTCTAATCCTGAAAGGAATCCTGATTTACATGCTCGTGTTCTCAAATTCAGCCATTCACGGCCTAGATTGGTGGCAGAAAGAACTGGTGGTCTTGATGCACTAAATGTCTGTGGTGTAACCTTGGGCAACGGGTCTATCTGCAAAGAGCCTCCTGTTCCTGGAAGGAAGAGATGCAGTGAGCATAAGGGGAAGAGGATTAATGGATTGCACAAAGGGTCAAATACAGATGATCACGAAGCAACAACTGGTGGTCTTGATCCACAAAACGTCTGTGGTGTAGCCTTTGGCAATGGGTCTATCTGCAAAGAGCCTCCTGTTCCCGGAAGAAAGAGATGCAGTGAGCATAAAGGGAGGAGGATTAATGGACTGCACGAAGGGTTGAATACAGATCATCATGGACCACCAAAAGGGAATCCTTGTGTGTGTGGCGTGATCCTAGAAGATGGATCTTTCTGCAAGCAAAAGCCAGTTCCTGGAAGGAAGAGATGTGAAAAACACAAAGGTAGAAGGGTTGGTGCATAA
- the LOC116245923 gene encoding protein EFFECTOR OF TRANSCRIPTION 2-like isoform X2 — MIRKINSDHVIVVYLGQADNVRARLQQYGRAGSHLDHGVSFPSSNKGEPTDIPAIPYIQQGPGLFIDVFSRGFPIVFRWAPMKNKKEAELKESQLLAFFDYAWNKGSNGSRRADYVLQKLDKAGLGIRAFTLIPLSFKQLKWKALGSKKMGIEIKSGKPIVDTDSNPERNPDLHARVLKFSHSRPRLVAERTGGLDALNVCGVTLGNGSICKEPPVPGRKRCSEHKGKRINGLHKGSNTDDHEATTGGLDPQNVCGVAFGNGSICKEPPVPGRKRCSEHKGRRINGLHEGLNTDHHGPPKGNPCVCGVILEDGSFCKQKPVPGRKRCEKHKGRRVGA; from the exons ATGATCCGTAAAATAAATTCTGACCATGTAATTGTTGTGTATCTTGGGCAAGCTGACAATGTCCGCGCAAGGTTGCAGCAGTATGGCCGGGCAGGCTCTCATTTGGACCATGgagtttcttttccttcttcaaatAAAGGAGAACCAACTGATATACCTGCAATTCCTTATATACAGCAAGGACCTGGATTATTCATTGATGTATTTTCCAGAGGCTTCCCAATCGTGTTTAGATGGGCACCG atgaaaaacaagaaagaagccGAGCTAAAAGAGTCTCAGCTTCTTGCATTTTTTGATTATGCTTGGAACAAGGGAAGCAATGGTTCTCGCCGTGCTGATTACGTCCTCCAAAAGTTGGATAAAGCTGGGTTAGGCATCCGTGCTTTCACACTTATCCCTCTGTCATTCAAACAGTTGAAGTGGAAGGCACTTGGATCAAAAAAGATGGGAATTGAGATCAAGTCAGGCAAGCCAATTGTAGATACTGATTCTAATCCTGAAAGGAATCCTGATTTACATGCTCGTGTTCTCAAATTCAGCCATTCACGGCCTAGATTGGTGGCAGAAAGAACTGGTGGTCTTGATGCACTAAATGTCTGTGGTGTAACCTTGGGCAACGGGTCTATCTGCAAAGAGCCTCCTGTTCCTGGAAGGAAGAGATGCAGTGAGCATAAGGGGAAGAGGATTAATGGATTGCACAAAGGGTCAAATACAGATGATCACGAAGCAACAACTGGTGGTCTTGATCCACAAAACGTCTGTGGTGTAGCCTTTGGCAATGGGTCTATCTGCAAAGAGCCTCCTGTTCCCGGAAGAAAGAGATGCAGTGAGCATAAAGGGAGGAGGATTAATGGACTGCACGAAGGGTTGAATACAGATCATCATGGACCACCAAAAGGGAATCCTTGTGTGTGTGGCGTGATCCTAGAAGATGGATCTTTCTGCAAGCAAAAGCCAGTTCCTGGAAGGAAGAGATGTGAAAAACACAAAGGTAGAAGGGTTGGTGCATAA